In the genome of Danio rerio strain Tuebingen ecotype United States chromosome 23, GRCz12tu, whole genome shotgun sequence, one region contains:
- the tmem82 gene encoding transmembrane protein 82, whose amino-acid sequence MLSFLSWFVPSVPTWLTPNAIPLHSALQGLVGACGIWVLRNLLKTFLFVEAQSIADLDKDLKPKNKLNGGLTEKIQFWILTAVLSVVGSRVASLVVLEFSLRAISARITAGSDSIIDPVLLLLVQCQFSLGCALTCSLKFLHEGAPQGWLSLSLAVGLSWFLATRCSRVWRHVNSMYPIHSTQRYCGLCIGLLTTGASILTWLCTALIITFSVSGIAAISNINQHFLSTTEALRFWTPLTICYSLLVVYMNEDRRQQPVQQIVNTVVVRLGGLFVLLITVGTWSDVLHVIICFIGEAACLLPSQDLLEAIYQHTSHEPKGQIKRPGNQGEHRKLGKFD is encoded by the exons ATGTTGTCCTTCCTTTCTTGGTTTGTACCAAGTGTACCTACTTGGCTAACACCAAATGCTATTCCTTTACATAGTGCTTTACAAG GGCTTGTGGGTGCTTGTGGGATCTGGGTCCTTCGTAATCTTTTAAAAACGTTCTTGTTTGTTGAAGCACAGag TATTGCAGATCTAGACAAAGACCTTAAACCAAAGAACAAACTAAACGGTGGACTAACAGAGAAAATTCAGTTTTGGATCCTTACAGCGGTTCTTTCTGTTGTGGGGTCTCGTGTTGCATCACTAGTGGTTTTAGAGTTCTCCCTCAGAGCCATTTCAGCACGGATCACAGCAGGATCA GACTCAATAATTGACCCAGTGTTACTGCTGCTTGTCCAGTGCCAGTTCTCCTTGGGCTGCGCACTAACCTGCAGCCTTAAATTTCTCCATGAGGGGGCACCACAAGGCTGGCTAAGCCTTTCTCTTGCAGTTGGACTTAGCTGGTTCTTGGCTACCCGGTGCAGTAGAGTATGGCGGCATGTAAATTCAATGTATCCAATACACAGCACACAACGTTATTGTGGACTATGCATTGGGCTCCTAACCACTGGTGCTTCTATATTAACCTGGCTCTGCACTGCCCTGATTATAACTTTTAGTGTATCTGGAATTGCTGCCATATCCAACATAAACCAACACTTTCTTTCAACCACTGAGGCTCTGAGATTTTGGACCCCACTCACAATCTGCTACTCACTGCTAGTTGTATATATGAATG AGGATCGGAGACAACAGCCTGTTCAACAGATTGTCAATACGGTTGTTGTGCGGCTAGGTGGGCTTTTCGTGTTACTGATTACAGTGGGAACTTGGTCAGATGTCCTCCATGTTATAATCTGCTTTATTGGTGAAGCTGCATGTCTGTTACCATCTCAAGACCTCTTGGAAGCCATATATCAG CATACCAGCCATGAGCCTAAAGGACAAATTAAAAGACCTGGTAACCAAGGAGAACATAGGAAACTGGGAAAATTTGATTGA